atatatatttttcttggtattttgGCAATATGGTAGATGGAGCAATGACCATTGTCAAATATTGGTACTTATttgctgttctcatgcttgaggacaagcatggtctaggtgtggggggaattgatagggtgtaattttatcatttattttattattaattttccctattacctgacccgatgtggattaattgctggattctactcatttttagtGTTTTGCATATATtccagggagtagaacgaaaatatgataacaagtgcTAATTTGACAAAAAAGGAGTCTAAGGCACAGAGCTCACCCCAGGGGCATTGTTGGCAAAGGCAAGCTTATGCCCATTTTAGTAATTGCCGAAGACAAAAGCATTAAAAGGAGCAACGAAGGGCTGAAGGCAGGGGTCTTCTTCTTCGTCTCCGGAGGGGGAGCGCCGCACAGGAGGTCCTCTCCGCAAGGGGCCGCCGCACAGGAAGGCCTTAGAGATGATTAGAGAGGAACGAATGGTACAGAGGGAAACCCAATCTTCAGTAGTTAGCTTTTagtcttttgacttttcttcttcGGTTGTAGTAAAGACTCTTAGTAGTTGTTTTCTTCCTTCGTGAATGTCAGGAGCAAAAGAAAAGTATTGGactattcctttttctttgctttGTGCTCTTTGACTTTTCCGTCGTGGCTCTGAGTAGTATTGCTCCCTGACAATGGCCGCGATTCTTGCTTCACTCTTGCGTGGATTTTGTTCATCGATTTCGCATGGGTTTTCCTCATCAATAATGAGCTAAATCCCTTTTTCTAGTGAAGGGaacaactgaagacttggttcaacaattactgtgagatcgaaattattttaatcgcttcctcatttattggtatttatgtgtttcttgtttttaattgttatagtccttatgtatgattgattagtgcgcaataattaattattcatataggctattttgctaaatagaggtaattgaatccgtaattgttcgttatctctatcttagtagcaactggcgtaattgggtttatgtcaggggagcatatgatctagtctaaacaaaccctcgtagcgtgtttgttggttaggattgggcttttctaattattaatgcaatctagaaattaaatcctacggtcgtacctagggttgtttttgggttagagaaatagctaacggtcgtaccttagctatcgataaattaaggaagggttggttgtttatcgcgtgcatgacaactataactaatctattaataaatgttgggattatttttgcatcaatgatcagtacatgaaccatttctgaagtgtacccttggctagagtttcccctTAATTATTTCTTGGAATTAATTATTtcctgcagttaatttatttagttagcatttaatccaaaaccccccatactttggactctaaaagaaacaattactcccagtccctgtggattcgaccctgctcaccgctatctacagaattaactttagtttgagcaggttttattattgtacaggttcggcacctgtcagcgGCCATATATCAATTGTTCCTATTCTaattgctgctgctgctgctgctgctgtgcGGCGGacagaggaaaaagaagactTCGGCCTCCCCTTTTAATGCTGTCTTCGGGCCAATTACCAAGAAGGGTCGTGGtttgatatttcaaaaatatcccTACATGCCTGCTACTTAGATTCTTTCTTGATAACTGTCAAATTGACACTTGTTATGGTATTTTTATTCTACttcctgaaataaatgtaaattgtCAAAAGTGAGTAAaatctaacaattaatccacatcgggtcaggtaataggaaaaattaaatgataaaattgcaacctatcaaaaaaaataattttttgggGTTATACTGCATTAAATTACATAGCTCTTCCATTTAGTTAAATTTTCAGCTTGGCACAGAAATCATATTGTCGTGGAAGCCCAAATGGAAGTGATGAGGGAAACGTTCGCctgaaaatgaaaaggaaaaggaaaaggatctTTGGCCTTTTCTCAATGCTTCATTCAGATTGAAATATGAGGAGGTGATGTTCAAGATTTTGTTGAGAATTTTGTGGTGCTGTTATTGCTGTACACGAAAATTACTGTTTCGTCCGACAATTTAATTGCAAAAGATAGATGCCCAAAAATACATACTTGGTGATCACATCGACATAATTTGTTTGGGATAATTTACTTTTTAACCTTCTATAAAGGGTCATGTGACAAAGTAATAAACTATCGTAGAGTAAAagataatttgttttttttttttttccaaacgatATGGAAGTAATGTCAGATATGCTAACATTTATGATGTAAATGATGTTTCCCCGAGAGCTGACTAGTATATAATAGCAGCAAAATGGGAGTTCCCAAGGTTACAGACATGGCTAACGCCAACCTTGCAGTTTAGGACCAAAGATTGAGTCATGTGACCGGCCTTTCTCACCGGTTTTTTGGCATCGCGTCTAGAATTGagctatatatttatattttttaagtCTAAGAAAATAGTAGACATTGAGTGTGAGAATATGACCCAAAATTAGAATATGTAAATGTATTGTAGCAATGGCATGCTTAACACAGATTGGGTGCCGATGCTGTTGTGTTTTGTGCAATTCGATCTGATCGTTATATATGTGTTATTTTTTGTGTAGAACTACATTATAATGTTatattgaatatatatatatataatattttattcatatatattaCTTTTGTCATAAGTATAATAATGTAATGTAATTATACACTAAATAATATTATAAGTACAACAATCGGATCGATTTGCACGGAACAACAATAGTACCGCCCCCAATTCTGTTTAGCACTAGACATGAGTTCTAGATACCTGGTGATGGGAGTTTTAAACAGTGATAATACATTGTAAGGATGCAGGAATCGTGCCTAAATGATATAACATTTTTTGAATGATGTATAATTCTAAATggagtgcttatacattcttacaACTAAGGTGTGATATTCTGCTACTGCTCATGTGGGTTCTATTCATAATAATTGCGTTtgtattataaaattttaaaagtagTTCATATATAAAGTTATATCttattcaaaaaatattatatcGTTCAAGATGATTGTTACTGACAATCGTGCACGTCCTTATCCTGCATTGCACGTAAAGCTACTGTTATGACATATCTCTTGGCTATACAGTTGAAGATCGCTAAAACAAGAACGAATTAATTACCAAATAGCAACAATTCATCAGCGGGGGTGATGTTGCTTTTCTTAGGTTTTTGAGTTTTCTTATTTCTGCATTGTACATAATTATGCCGCCTCCTTTTGTCCTTTCAgtattattttattgttaattacATTTAATGTGAAATATTTAAATCACTAGGACATTGTATGTACAATTTATCTCAGAATATACAACACATTTGATGAAACTCCACCGCACAGATGCAGGGCTTTAAACTGTTTGAAAATGGCTGCAGGAAGTTGTATAGTATGGTATATTATGGCCCTGGGCATATAAAACTAGACAAATTCCATTGAATGACATCAACAGAAGCCAACAAATGTTGTACATGCATAGCGAGAAGTTACAGAAACTAATGCTAATAAAAGCATACCAAAGGCACAGTAAAGTTCCATACGAACTTACAAAGCACATGCATTGCATTATTGCTGGTATTTAGAAGAAGGGTGGTAAGAAGTTGGAACCAAGAAAAGATCATGTTTTCGTCCGACTGTCAAGCCAAAGATATCAGTCATGTCTAGTTCTTCATTTTCCAATGCACCAGGCAGTTTCCAATCAAAGTGGAACAACGATTGTGCGAGTGGTAGCTCCATCATAGGCAAAGCAAATGACATTCCAGGACATATCCTTCTTCCAGCACCAAATGGGATGTAATTAAAGTTTGACCCCTTAAAATCAATTTTAGAATCAAGAAACCTCTCCGGAATGAACTTCTCAGGTTCAGTCCAGTACCCGGGATCTCGACCAATTGCCCAAAGATTAACATAGACTCTAGATTTAGCGGGTATTTCATAtccaaaaatttcacattgttCACCGCATTCCCTTGGAGGAATTAGTGAAGCAGGAGGGTGCAGTCTCAGAGTTTCTTTGATTACCGCATGCAAGTATTTCAGTTCATGAAGTTGCGATTCATCAACAGTTCCTCTTTTGCCGTAAATTGCACGTACTTCAGCTTGTGCTTTTTTCATGACTGCTGGATTCTTGATCATTTCAGCCATTGCCCATACAGTTGTGGTTGACGATGTCTCTCCTCCTCCACCGAACACATCCTGAAGAAAAACAGGAACAATTGATTCATTACATTTTTTGGCCCTGGAAATCTCTTGATGTATTGATCAAAAACTTGGAAGCACAATAATGTATATGTTAATTACTCAAGATAAAATGTTTCCCTTGTGTCAATTACCGAAAGAAAAAAGATGATGGGTTTACTCACGAAAATGACTGCTTTGAGATTGTCGTCAGTGAGTGGAATTCCAAATTCTCCAGATTTCTGAACTTTCAGTAGAACATCCACGAGATCCTCCTTTTCTTCTCCACTTCCATATTCTGATTCCGCTTTTCTAACTCTATGCCTAATGAGAATGTTTTCCAGTATTTGATCAACCCTTTTGTGCAACCTCTCCAGCTTTTGCCTCATTCCAGTGATTGTTTCAAGTATTTTGACAGAAGGGTACATGTCTGGTAAGCAGAAACCTGCCATAAGCTTTACAACATCCTCCATTGCCGACATGAAATCGTCATGGTATTTGCTTCTTTTACCAAAAGCAGCCAAGGCAGTGACGCTATATGTCATTGTTGAAATCTTTTTACCAAAATCAACAGCCAATCCCTCTTCTTTTGAGATTGCTTTGATCATGTTTAAGACCTCTGCTTCCCTAATTGATCGAAATGTCTGGGTACGTTGAGAGCTTAGAAGCTCTTTTGCACAAATCTTTCTCAGTTGTCTCCAGTATTCTCCATAGGGACAAAAGCCAACATCAGTACAATCATAAAAGAGTATTCTTGGTGAAAGAAGAAAGGCTCTAGAAGCAAAAATGATGTCATGTTTCTTTAAAACCTCTTCTGCAACCTCTGCTGAAGATATAACTATGGTTGAAACTTCGCCAACCTGTAGGTGCATCAGAGGTCCATATTTTTTGGCCAAGTCTGCTAGGATTCGATGAGATTGAGAGCCAAGAAGCTGGTGAATGTTTCCTATGATAGGCAATTTTCTTGGTCCTGGAGGCAGTTTTGCAGGCTTGGATTTCATCAGAGATTTGGCTACCAtgatgatgaagaggaggaagccacaaaagaagaagaaatgctCCATTGAAACTGGGGAAAGAACGAATGCTCGAATTTGGCTTAAGATAGTATGTTACTATTATAGGGATCTCTTGCTATATTCAGACCAAATAGTCATCAATTGGTAGCCACTAATACTTCTAATAATTGCTGGCTCATTTATTAAGGACGCTCTCCGGGCTCTTTTATAAATGCATGGTGTTGTTATCTGAAAATGCACGTGGTGTTCCGACAGAAATTATGGggttcttatatatatatatattttttttttttatttttttttatttttttgaaaaatggggTTCTCATAGTTGGTAGGCAAAAACCAACAAGAGTTGCCTATTCTGATATTTTCGTGAAGCTTCGGGTGcaaaactcaaaattttggCAGATTATGTGCTGACTGACAAGTGATAAAGAAGTCTAAATGTAGAATGGAACTTATCAGTACAAGTAGAAGTACATTTAGTGTGTAATTCACATAAATTTCTGCAGGACCATTCTACTTAGTAGAGCAACAAGAATACCATGCAACCGGCTTTTCTATTGTTCTTTGCAAATCCATAGAAGCATTTGAGAATCAATAAAAATATAATCCATAGAAGCATTTGGTTGTAATCCATAGCAGTATTTCAGAATTACTTTTTTaactcatatacatcacatcctAAAATAAGTGCtacaataattttattttatttttctaaaaactcccaaaaaaatgcaatccaaacgaaCTCAAGATTATTTTAGGGAGGCCTCGCTATATATCTGGTCTAATAGCATGCTAGTCTATTTTCTTGATCAACTCTAGTACCATTACAGACACTAATTTGGGAATTATAGATACTAGCATTAGTTCAAAATGTCAATTCATCTTAATCACGATTTTTTTTGTTCACTATAATTGTAGTTTGTCATAAAAGTCAATAATTAATAATTGATCCGGAAAGAAATTCTATCCAGCACGCAAACCAGTGttttttaagtaattttttCCAGATATTGTTGACAAGGTGATTGGAAATGCATGAATAAGTCACGCCATTATCCTATGGATCTTTGGAATTAAGTGGTTTTTGGTAAAGGTTTTTGGAATATGGATAATTGACGCACACTGTTTGTGCCTGGCCCAGGTCCGTGCATCCACATAATTGAATTGAAGAGAATTACCGAGTTTTAATCTTGTCTTAATGATATGTgctttctatcaaattattataTAGAACTATAGTAAAATCCTTTTCAAATcacaattattgaaatattacATATCTTATAAATTACTTCCTTTCATCACCATCATTGATTTTTATTAAATTGTTCATCatatttttccttaattttgaattaacttagcataaaaaaatgaattaactattacaaaaaaaaaaagaaaacaaaaagagagagagaggatttATTTCCATAATAATGAGGATTCGAGATGAATTAGATAGTTGTGTAAATgacatttacaaaaaaaaaaaatagtaaattaTGAGATACAGGAGAAAGAACCTcggaaagagaaagagagagatagAATAAGAGTTTATTTTGTGTGACTACTATTACTTTAGAATAAAAGACTAGATGTAGTTATAGggtcttttttttgtttgtagGAATTATTTATAAGTGGAAGATATTATAGTCATTTTACTGCATGAAGGAAGATTAGTGTAATTATTCAAATTTGAAGGGAGGTGAGTgaaaattttagaaacctctaGGGAGGTTTCCAGAATTATCCCTCTTCGAATTCATAGACACTCGCGTTAATTCAAAGTGTCACTTCATCTTAATCACGATGAAACAATGCGTTGACCCcgccctttttttattttttatttttactgtGATTCAACTTGTCATTTCTACTGCACAATTGCAGTTCGTGATAAAAGTCAATAATTAATAATTGATCCGAGAAGAAACTTTATTCACACACACGAATTGATGattttttagtaattttttccaGATATTGTTGACAAGGTGATCAGAAATGCATGAATCCTGTGGATCTTTGGAATTATTGTTTCTGGTAGGGGTTTTTGGAATATGGATAATTGAATGAGGGTAGCCGGAATGAAAGCCATTCTTgttatatgtgtgtgtatatgcCTGACTGATTGAAGAGAATCAACGAGTTATGGGTCATTTAGATAATTTTaggataattttaaaaaataattaatattattttaatgatatctattttctatcaaattattataTAAAACTATAGTAAAATCTTTTTCAAATAACAATTATTGAAATCTTATGTATCTCATAAATTACTTCCTTTCATCACCAGATTATCATTCAAATTGTTCATCATctcttcttttaattttgaattaacttggtgtaaaaaaaaagagaattaattATTATACCAACATATTCACCTATATCGTTGAAAAGTAGTAGACAAATAATAATGAAAAGCCAGTAGTCGTTACTCCTCCCTCCATCATCTGTTATTCCAGAAATCACCACTACCTCCACAAGTCATTCTAGAACTTGTTTGTGATGTATaagaatttgaatttcaaattaatTGTCAAAATGTCTTTCAGTTTATATGATTCACAAAATTTTGGTGATCTAATCATAATATTGCAAGTCTAGTGATCCTATTAGGATCCAAATCTAATTTATTAATTTGGGCCGCATGGTAAACTGATATATTCATTTATGGTCGAAAGATTAGCAAAAGGTTTGTTTTTATAGAGGggatttatattttcttttacaacCTAAGTTATTaatttttatctttattttcaaataaaatgatATTCATTTTTACCAATTTATTTGAAACCCTAAGACTATAAACTTTAATAATCATATAGATGACTATGAACTCCATCTGAGTTGGTAGAAAGAATACTGGAGTGTTTTAATTAGGCAAGAAATCttatttttaggagtttttgtaaaaatatatatatatttatatatatatatatatattgtaacgatttgatatatgtgaagtaAAAAGATGATTAGGAAATATGtaaataaaaaatgtaaagatttttatgtgaaaaattacaatccaaacaaggagATATTTTCACAGTCTACTGTTTTAAACATTATTTTCGTAGGTAAAACAGAATCCATAATATCTCCCGTTTAGATATTTTCGTGAAGACACTAGAGGCCGAGATATTATGGAAATTGAAAAAGTTGCTAATGCAATCCAAACGAACTCAGACCTGTTGCCTGCCAACTGAGTTTTCTAAAAATCCCGTTTAGATATTTTTCGTGAAGACGCCAGAGGCCTAGATATTATGGATAATGAAAAAGTTGGGGAGCATGTTAAAATTAACAAGTTTGGTTTAAGAAAGATATGTAGAAGTAAATaaattcaaacatcaattttttaaaattttttttatagtgAGTTGGTATCTAGAATCCGATACCTCTCATGTACACTAAAACCTAACCTATTTGTCCCCAAAAAATAAAGACATATAATATTTAaagattaatcttatatacactgttagtgtatacattatcaccTTTAGATATATATGACACATTGGTAATAATTCAAAATCAAATCCCCATGCCCTTTCTCAACTTCTTAAGTCTCACCTCTCCTCatttggattgatattttcTAGAgcttttgtagaaaaattttctgtagtgatttgatatatatataaggtaaaaatataattaaaaaatatatttatgaaaaacgtaaaaaaaattttggaacaaaattgCAATCTAAACAAGTCAAGTTTGGAAATTAACCTCTGTCCTACCCTCCACCGAGTGGCGGAGCCTCATGGAAGCAAGTGGGGTCACCTAACCCCACTTAGCTATGGGAAAATTAGTTTTTGGGTTtaagaaatttagaaaattttaaagtCACATCTTGTTTGACCCATtaaattttatcaaattctcTTTTCTATATACATTAACCCAAACAATTGAAAATTCATAATTCTTACCTTCAAAATAATTCTGAATTTATTTCAAGTTATTTGTGGAAGTTAGTTCAAGAATAaattcttccaaaattttcaaaaacaagaaataagctTTTTTTAAATAGAATAGGAAAACCAATTCTTCAAACCAACTTCAAAGattccaaaaacaagaatttttcaagtggatgcaaaattttttatttataatacgAAATTAAGCTATTATGGCTTATATTTATAATAAGGTAactataaatttcttaaaagaaACCCATAAACGATCAAATTGATGGTAgttcaaaaattatttaaaaaaaaaaatcaaaaagtgtCAGTTACTTATATCGGAAAAGatgtatttaacaaaattgataatgcATTAATTTTGCACCATTATAAGAAAATAAGTACTcgtaaaatataaatataatctGTACGTAATGTtagtagtttttatttttttataaaaataaattttactatACTACAATTAGACTCAACTTACCGGGAAGTCATGGCCATGCCCCACTTCCATCGacaactttatttatttttttttttgaagacgATAACTATAGTATAACCTATCTATTCTATATTACATTGGAGGGAAAGTCTAGAAAGACATTGTGTTAAGGGTTAGAAAGTACACAAATCTTACTagaccaagaaaatattttaatATAACTCTTAAATTCTTTTACTGCAGGTGAAATTTGAATCTCTACCTACAGTTCAAGCAGGTCTTAAGATCCACCTTGTGGCCGTTCGACAACTTTATCGATTGTCTTTATTTCTCTCTTCGATATTATTGAGGTCTGATATGAGCCCACGAGGGTACTCCTGCTGAAGTATGAAGAGCCTCGGAATCCGTGACCGCAGACTGACTAAGCGTCGTGCTATGCAATCAATACGACCAACTGATAACAAAAATCGCCAAGCATTAGAGAGGAGCAAGTAATGGGGGTTCcaggaaaaaaggaagaatccAAATGTTGTGACTGTTTTGTGGTTTGGAATATATTTGACAGCTGTAAAGCCCATGTAAACTTTTGAAAAGAATTTGTACGATGATTTGCTGGCTTTTTTGGCAATGGAGTAGACAAATGAATACTGAATACTCCCTAGCCCACTGTCCCCGATCGTTCATACAAGTTAAAAAATGATGGTCTCCCATTCCGTTTACGAGCATGTTTGTGGCCAAACaggcaaataaaaataacaactaTGAACCATTATTTCTTTcccttcttatttttttttaagtaaagtAAGAGTGAAATTTAAGAAACTAAAGCGAGGAAATAGGGAAGAAAAATTTAAGGCCTGTAACTTCTAAGATATCAACCAACGATCCATTGGACTGTCAATCATCACAAAAGACTTAAATTTTTGTGAGCTGGGAAGTTAAGGATTTAAATTTTAACTTCAATTACTTTGTCATTACATGTGGGTTCTCTAAATTTATAAGGGTGTGTAGTGCACCCATTTAATCTGATAGTAATTCAATTCTCATCGATTTTCTAATTGACCACTACATGTgacttttttaaatttatacgGGTGTATAGTGTACCCATTTGATCTGATAATGGTTCAATTTTTGTCGATTTTCTAATTGACCTAGTTAGGCCTCCTCTTTTTCCCTAAAATAGGCTAAAATAAGAATAGATAAGAGTAGGAGTAGAGTAGATGTTATTGTTCGATCTAATTACGCCTCCTTCCTTCCTCTAAAATAGGTTAGAATAACAGTAGAAGTGGGAGTAAAAAAAATCCTAAGGTGTCAATCTTGGTCACTAGACCGGCCTCTCCTCTTGCTTGCTTGGAGCAGGTAGTAAGGGTAGATCATTTCTGCTTGCTTGGAGTAGGGAGTAGGGTAGATCGTACATCCaaatttttttaccaaaaaaaaaaaaaagaaaaagaattgcCTTCCTTGGCCATCttgcttcctttcttcctcGCGTAAATCTTTTGAATGATAAATTTTGAATTGGGATTGACAATTGCTAATAAACTCTTCTTCACTATGATATCATGTTCATGAAAAATACTTTTAGCAAATAGCAACATCTGCTGAAGACGTCACAGCAGTTAAAATTTTACCAAGCTTCAAATGCATCAAAAGTTTATATTTCTTAGCCAAGTCTCGATCTGTCAAGATTCAATTACACATGGAGGCATATAACTTGCAAGTGTTTCCTATGATAGGCAATACTGTACCAGTAGTTTTCTCAAGGCACCTTTACAGGCTAGTTATGATGGGGGAAAGCACAAAACAAGACGATAACATCTATGCGAACAGGGAAATGTTTTCGTAGAGGAGGAGATCAAAATATCTTAAAAAACTAACTCGTCTTAAATGGTTGGCCACCAAATCAGGAATTGCGTAGAGTTTAAAAATGTGGAGTAGTTGCTCCTCTTTGATCTTAGATGTGGGAGACACTACTTTCTCTTAACTTTCTTTGGTGTGGTTAAACCCTCTAAGGGTTGTCGAAATTGAAGAttgatattaaaaaaaaaaggaagaatatcTTAAGAGCCGTTTTTACAGTCTTCGTAAATTTTGGTAAAACTCATGATAGACAATTTTTAGGTGAGAACTCCAATGATGGACAGCGATAAATTCTTCGTGATGAGACACTTGGTCTGACATTATTAACCAGCTTTTAATGCAGGGAAAATGCCAAACACAAATAATGTCCGAATGACGCCAACACAATACAAATAATGCAGGAATACTGCCAACACAAACCAATATATATATGTGGGAGACATCCAATTTTGTGGGTATAAAATATGACAAGTGATGTCTTTAACAAATAGTAATTTTTAAGTATGGGGAGCAGAAGTAAAAATGTATAACAAAATTGTTTAGGCGGACAAAACTTGATGTAACAGACTTCGGATACAGTAAGGAAAGAATTGCCCTGCCctgaaaagaaagataagataaAGAAATCAGGGATGCATCTTGAAGATAAAGAGCATCTCATACGGATTGCTAATAATTAAGGGGAGGGGACTTGTTCAGCAACTTTACAGGTTTTTAGGTCCTACGACCTTTACACAATCGATGGACTAGAAACAAAGGCGAGGGAATAAGAAAGTGGCCAGAGAAAACCACTAGCCTTTGGTTGGTGGCACCACCTagttggtctcctataaaaaaTGTCACATTTAAGTggtttgtttttaaaaaattaggtGGGTGTGCTGTGTATCCGTCTGATCCGATAGTGGTTCAATCCCCTCCGAATTATCTCTGGGTCTTCTTAGGTTCGCCCCTTCCCTTAATGTAGGATAGATTAGGTTTATCGtcttcgaaaaaaaaaaaaggagagaaagtgGCCAGAGAATGTTGACCGGGACTGTGGGAGTGGGACTGGATCAGGATCAGATTTTATGCgtctattaaattaaattaaatgtggATTACCTTTAGGTGTATGATCCTAAATCCTAGGAGGAAGGCCTGAATATCTTAACATTGATCATTAGGACACACAAATTACAGTTACTACTTGATTAGGAACCAAGTAACTAACATCGATTGTTTTCTTaagctaaaacttaaaaatacgAATACTATGTTTGAAAATCTTAGGCCTTTGGTTCCGCACATCATTGAATCATCGTtaataaagaaatttttgtttACAGTATCACAAATAAAACTCCACGTAcgaataaaagaaattacactGATTTGAGATACAATTAACCTCACATATGGTGAGACAATACTATCATAAAAGGTAAAATAGGCTGAGACATGAACCCCGAACCTTTAAATCCAAGTGcatttagaaaattattaaggGTGATTGACAAAAAAGTTTTCTTGTCAATTGTAGATcgccattttttttctttttaaaaatctTTTTCATTTCAAGCTCCCTCACTAAGTCAAAGGGTGGCAACTCTGAACTTTCCCAAATCCTGATCCCTGCTCTTGTCGTCCCTTTTTTTGCGTATTCCATGATATATAGCGTTGGCTGTAGCAAGCAGCGAAGGTGAATGGCTCATAAACTTATTATTGGATATAGAGTTGTGGCCAAAATCTGCCATCTATTTCCTTGTATTGAGATTGTGAGGCAACTATGTCTAAA
Above is a genomic segment from Coffea eugenioides isolate CCC68of chromosome 5, Ceug_1.0, whole genome shotgun sequence containing:
- the LOC113772202 gene encoding tabersonine 16-hydroxylase 2-like; translated protein: MEHFFFFCGFLLFIIMVAKSLMKSKPAKLPPGPRKLPIIGNIHQLLGSQSHRILADLAKKYGPLMHLQVGEVSTIVISSAEVAEEVLKKHDIIFASRAFLLSPRILFYDCTDVGFCPYGEYWRQLRKICAKELLSSQRTQTFRSIREAEVLNMIKAISKEEGLAVDFGKKISTMTYSVTALAAFGKRSKYHDDFMSAMEDVVKLMAGFCLPDMYPSVKILETITGMRQKLERLHKRVDQILENILIRHRVRKAESEYGSGEEKEDLVDVLLKVQKSGEFGIPLTDDNLKAVIFDVFGGGGETSSTTTVWAMAEMIKNPAVMKKAQAEVRAIYGKRGTVDESQLHELKYLHAVIKETLRLHPPASLIPPRECGEQCEIFGYEIPAKSRVYVNLWAIGRDPGYWTEPEKFIPERFLDSKIDFKGSNFNYIPFGAGRRICPGMSFALPMMELPLAQSLFHFDWKLPGALENEELDMTDIFGLTVGRKHDLFLVPTSYHPSSKYQQ